The Phoenix dactylifera cultivar Barhee BC4 unplaced genomic scaffold, palm_55x_up_171113_PBpolish2nd_filt_p 000385F, whole genome shotgun sequence nucleotide sequence tcgatgAGTTATGCTCGACGTAaagctgaattcgtaagtttttttgcAACTCTTTAAAACCATTTTAAACtgttctatcatatagcatgtatcatgatAACTAGCTTGCCAATATACATTTTGTTATAGATGGATAataatgggagggagcctggtaaggtggagttttataagatgacttaCACCCATAGAGATGGCAGTTTTGTTCGGgaggagtcaagagatatatttgtatgtattcatctttgactcttttaatgatatttttattagttctattattggcatgcattaatatgactttttcttttgagatatataggacagggcaacaactcttatttcagagcgcgtcggagagtcatcatcatccgacgcgaccaGTCATGTCGAAGCTCAGGTGCTCGCTGAATTACTGGGCCCAGAGCGTTATGGTagagtgaggggttatggcgttggagttacccccactcagttgtctgcagtgggCATGTATACAAGAAATGCTGAAGAAGGCAGTACCAATGCAGAAGTTAGTAGACTTCGGGCAACAATTGAAGATATGAAGGATCGCCATCAGGCAGAGTTGGCAGAGCTGAAGCAGAACCAACAAACTTTGCAGTCTCAGTTTGAGCATATTTCATCTATGTTACAGCGATTTCTCcctcctcaggtaaataactatatgtatttgatgactATACATAATTATTACTTATTTTGCATGAGTTAATAATTTTCATATTCctaacttctaaagttttttttttttttaggttccTGATACTTCAACAGCTCGCAGAGATGATGATGGGGCTGAATGCGGTCCCTGATATTTTTTAGACTGTTATTTAATgagttttatatgtatctttcttatatttttcaaaatatattgtaattctaaacttatgtaaatttaatcttatatgacaatatgaatgtttcGAATGATCTGTATGTTTGTCTTGATGTAAATGTAATGCAGGTTCATATTTGCTATAATATCTTTTTTAAtacgtttttgttttttttttaaaacaaaatccactcccgacgctttaaagcgtcgttaaaaaccCCCTTTGGCACGGCCTTGCACGCCATCGCCGACGCTTTATAGCGTCGGTGAAAACCCATAGCTGCGCTTCCTTTGGGCTTTcctgacgctttaaagcatcggagAATGCtgtttttttgccgacgcttttattaGCGTTGGGAAAGACCAGTTTTTTCTGGGCTTCCTTtgggctttaccgacgctttaaagcgtcggcgaatcttgtttttgccgacgcttacatTAGCGTCGGGAAAGCCCTGTTTTTTTCGATGCTTTCAAGTAGCGTTGGCAAAAACAATTGCCACTCCAGTATCGCCAACGCTTTTGCGACGCTTCTGTTTGCGTTGCGGGaactttagccgacgcttataagcgtcggtaaagattataaaaagcgtcgggaaagatGATCTTTCTTATAGTGTCGGTGGTGTCCTTGAGGCGGACGACGAGGTGGAGAGGGGTCTCGCGATTGAGGATGTTGTGACGGTCGAGCGAGATGGATCATGATGCCGGAAGGATGCTTCTCGCACGTGAAGATGGTCTCATGGAGGGCACTCTAGCCCTTGCACCTTGAACTTATTACTTTGGTGGACAACGTGATGTGGCCGCATAAATTGGTGTCCTAAAAATTACATAAgaactaaaaaatttaaatcaacaaataatagctaaataattaaataactaaatctattATAATCAAATAAACAAACATgttcaattacaaaatttttaaatattttttatcagAAAAATGactaactaactaactaatgactccATCGCTCAAACTCCATGCCCAACCTAATCGAAACAACATATTCtgtgactctaaaagaaaaaaaaaagaagagggatGAACTTTACAACCCAATAAAAATCCGCCATACTTAGGCTTCGTTTGGgaaagctgttggcagtagaacttttggaagtagagcttttataaaaaaactgtttgttgtttggtaactatatttctaaagtgttgtgcCACTTTAGTATatgtttgataaacaaactaacaaagtacttttggtatgacaaaatgactataaagaatattacataatattatacaacaaaacataataaaatataatatgtattaatacataatatatgatatagtataatattactataatataatataatataatataatataatatagtaatataatattgcatactatagcataataatttaatataatattaaattatttaacgtaacatatcaatgtattataatataatgtaacatcaaattatatttatagtataatacgataataaagatataaaatattataattattagtgtaaattaatttttgataatataacaaattttctagctaattgataaaattaattaaacaattattaaagagatattttgtataattgttacatttttcatggattttttggtcaaaaaaatagctttccgaccaaacctaaaagtacttttctagaaagctccaaaatggagtttcttccaaaaagttatttttagctttctgaaaaatctaaaacaacttttcaaaatttttaccaaatacccctatttcatctaaaagtacttttggggggTCAGAAAGTGTCTTTTGACTCTCCAAAAGCTCCTCCAAATGGGCCTTTATACCAATATAGATATACTAAATTTAAAATGAAGATTAACCATAAACCGCATCTAAATATGGGCAAAAATTTACATGTAACTCAAATAAATCCATATTAATATGCGCACATAAATGTACATCATCAATCATACAACTTATTCAAAAAAATGTATTAGATATTATCATACAgtgattttatatatttaatcttCCATTATTATTCAGATTTTCGATCAACAATTATTTTTGTGATCTGAACTTTCTATAGTTATGCTTCAACCCATAACTAGCAAACCCAAGCTTCGGCCCATGGTGGCAAATCAAAATATCCAGATTTTAGCCCACAACGGCAAACCAAAATATCTGCACTTTGGCCTATAATAGTAAACTAAAATATCTACACTTTGGCCTGCAGTGGTAAATCAATATGTCACGATTTGGCCCATGACTGACAATCTATAACCTATCTAGTCTAATTTCTTTCATTTAGCATTcaaattattcaatttcatcagtacgaaagaaaattataattttatgtTATATTCCTTTCCTGTGGTCATTAAGGGATCGACTCTTTTAttctttggggtcggctcattaaCATGTTGATTTACGCTAACATATGTTTACTCTTTTAGCTGTAACTTTTCAACCAAATGTTCTTTTGAGCTAATTCTCATCAGATTGGAAAGATAACTTAAAGGGCTACAACTTTGTCTCTAGCCACTAAGTCAAATTTAGCCTTTTGATTTGTCAAAAAGGTGCTGCAAAGTAGGAAACCAAATCTAACCCGAATTTGCCTACATTAAATGTGTTGAAAAAGGATTTCCAAAGCT carries:
- the LOC120105861 gene encoding uncharacterized protein LOC120105861, producing MDDVHIQDGLGRVRRTRGPTRAQDVWSLREDEKIVVQCNELGQPIKRAASILSTFLGSVARKGQLCPLNYTKWNEMLPSYKVELLKVIEKKFLLPKESHDWVLKSVNRKWKEYRAKLKTDWKHDGMTEEEVARVCPPDVIPHQWRELVHYWFSEKAQTYSNIGRAARASQTVPHTSGSMSYARRKAEFMDNNGREPGKVEFYKMTYTHRDGSFVREESRDIFDRATTLISERVGESSSSDATSHVEAQVLAELLGPERYGRVRGYGVGVTPTQLSAVGMYTRNAEEGSTNAEVSRLRATIEDMKDRHQAELAELKQNQQTLQSQFEHISSMLQRFLPPQVPDTSTARRDDDGAECGP